GCCGCCGACATTCCCATTCATACCCATACGGTTCCCTTTCAATTAGAAGAAGCCAATCTGGCACTCCAACAATTAAAAGCCGGAACCGTCCAGGGCGCCGGAGTCTTACATGTGCTGTAAAGGCCTAGGAGTCTGTCGGACTTAGTGGATCGAAAGCGAAACAGCGGCTGAGCGAGGCCAGATTTTGACGATTTCGCAGGCCCATAGTGAGGGCTATGGGCCAAGAAAGCGGTGAAATATGGACTGCTGAGACACTGTTGCAGCCGATTCTTCCTAAGTCCGACAGGCTCCTAACATCCTCGCTCAAAAAACAGGCCGCGATTGATATCGCCGATGCTGACCATTCCCATCAGTTTGCCGTTTTCGGCGACGGGGATTCTCCGGAAATTTTTCACACCCATGTAGGAAGCGGCCTCTAAGATCGGCGTGGTGGGCGAGACGGTCAAAGGATTCCGGCTCATCACTTCCTCAACCTTTTTTTTCAGGGCGTCCGGATATCCATCCTCCATTTCGGTGAAATCCCGGCTGTGAACATTGTCATGGATATAGTCACCAAAATTGGGGAAAAGTGGTAAGATAACGTCTCGAAGCGCCACCAACCCGATCAGATTCTCTTGTTGATCAATGACCGGGATCGCCCCGCAATGCCGACTCAACATTTTGATCACAACAGTTCGAACCGAGTCCGTCGGAAACGCCGTCAACACTCCTGTGGACATTACTTCACGTACAAGCATACCCACCTCCTGCGTTGAGGGTGATTGAGATAAATACTGTACTCCCCTCAAATTGACATTGTCAGCTTAGTACCCGGCGGCCAGAGAGTCCGGTTTGCGAGGATCGGATGCCCCGTAAAATCCCTGCGGCCCCTTAAGAATACTTTGAGCACCACCCATGGTTTCCCCGACCGCGATGGTGTGACCCCATTGTTCAAGAAGGGTCAACGTGTCCGGACTCAATCCGCGTTCCACTCGCACTTCGTCGGGCATCCATTGATGATGAACACGGGGAGCCGCAGTGGCAGAGGCCAGGTTCATATCATGATCAATGACATTCAAAATAAGTTGAAGTGTCGTGGTAATGATTTGACTTCCTCCCGGGCTTCCGGTGGCGAGAAACGGTTGTCCTTTGTGTAGAACCAGTGTTGGGGTCATTGAGGAGAGGGGGCGTTTTCCTGGTTCAATCGCATTGGCCGCCGATCCCATCAGGCCATAGGCATTGGGCGTTCCGGGTTTGGCCACAAAATCATCCATTTCATTGTTCAACAGAATCCCGGTTCCCTCAGCCACAATGCCGCTGCCAAAGCTGAAATTGATGGTATAGGTGTTCAACACGACATTGCCGTCTTTATCCATGACCGAAAAGTGTGTGGTATCGCGCCCCTCGTAAGGCAACGGGTTGGAGGGCCGAATACCTGATGAAGGACGAGCCTTCTGCGGATTAATGGAGGCATGTAACTGTTTCGCATATGCCTTGGAGATCAAACCCTGTACGGGCACCTCGACAAATTCAGGATCGCCCAGCCATCGGCTCCGGTCCGCATAAGCAAGCTTCATACTCTCAACCAGCCAGTGAATAGTCCTGGCACTATTGTGGCCGAATATTTTTAGTGGCTCGTGTTCCAGGATGTTCAGCATTTGAATCAAATGAACGCCCCCGGAACTGGGTGGTGGCATCGATACAATGTCATACCCCCGATACGTTCCCCGCAGTGGTTGCCGCCAGACTGCACGATAGCGACCCAGGTCTTTTTTGGTCATCAACCCTCCGTGGACACGCATCTCGGCGCTCACACGCTCCGCGATTGGACCGTCGTAAAAAGCACCTGGACCCTGCTCGGAAATTTGTTGAAGCGACCACGCCAGATCGTTCTGAATCAACCGATCCCCGGACCGGTGCCTCGCCCCATCCGGTTGAAAAAAAATGCGGCGAGTGGAGGGCCATCGAGAAAGCTGTGTCGCATGCTCTTGCATCGCTGAGGCCAAATCAGAGGAGATGATGATTCCTTCCCTGGCAAGTTGGATTGCCGGAGCCAGCACGGCCTGCAGAGATAGGGTGCCATATGTTTCAAGCGCTTTCACCAAACCCGCGACCGTGCCGGGAACGCCCACAGATTGATGGCTGTAGCGAAGGCGTGACAGGTCGATTGTGCCTTCCGCATCAAGAAACATCTGTGGCAATGAGGCAGCAGGAGCGACTTCGCGATAGTCGAGGGCCATAACAACAGGCTTTTCTGCTGTGTAAATCAGCATAAACCCGCCGCCCCCGAGATTCCCAGCCTGGGGAAGCGTAACAGCCAGCGCAAATCCCACTGCTACCGCGGCGTCAATCGCATTCCCTCCGGCTTTTAATATGTCCACACCCACACGGGTTGCCATGGCCTCTTGACTGACGACCATTCCGTGTTCAGCATAGACGGGATGAAAGATTTCCCGGTGGGTAAAGAGGGGCGTCTCTTGCGCCAACCCATCATCCAAAACGCTTCCCACCAAGACACATGAACACACTATCCATGCCAGGGAGGCCCTGCCTGCCAGTGCCCAACGAGATGTATACTTCATGTGGGAAACCTTGTACGTTATCATGCCGGATACCCTTTGAGACCTTTCACCGAGACAACAACAAACCACGTGGGATGGCGAGATGCCTCCATCTTGCTTTGCACCCTCAAATTTATAGAGAAACCGGATCTCAGAATACCTTGAAAAGTTCTGAAAACAAAACCGGGCCTTTCACCCAACCAAGGACCATTTCCCCTATTCCCCGAGGCATTTTCTATTGAGCCCGCTTCTTGCTTCTCACATTATATTGAGTGAGTATTGGGTAAACATCTGATACATAAATGGTTCTCAACCGTTTACCCTTATTTTCCTGTTTCAATAAAACGTGACCATGATGACGATTGAAGAATCCATTCTTGGCTTTCTTGTGGCCCTCGCCGCGGGGGCTTTGATTGGCTTGGAACGGCAGCAGGATCTGGGCGCAGAGCGCAAAACCGGCATCGGTGGCGTGCGGACCTTTCCCTTGATCGCCCTTGCCGGAGCCATGTCGGCGTTTATCTCACAGGTCCTTGGCGTGTGGCCCATTATTGCCACACTCCTGATTCTTGGCGCGCTCCTGGCTGTGGCCTCCGACAAGGAATGGGGTCGGAAAGATCCGCCCGGGATCATCACCCCACTCGCAGCTCTGATCACGTTTCTACTAGGAGTTCTTGCCTTGCTCCCTGCCCTCCCGATTGATACTCCACATCGGTATCTCCTCATTGTCGGCAGCGCAGGGGTCGTCATGGCCTTGCTGTCGTTAAAAGAACGGCTGCATCATGTGGTACAACAGGTGTCCGATGATGATATCTATGCGACGGCCAAATTTGTCATTTTAGCCCTGGTCGTCTTGCCTCTCCTCCCCAACCGCACGTTCGGGCCTCTAGATGTCCTCAACCCCTTCCATACCGGCATCATGGTCGTCCTCGTTGCGGGCATTAGTTTTTTGGGGTATCTCTGCACTCGAATCATCGGACCCAATAGAGGACTTGCAACAACGGGCATCCTGGGAGGATTCGTGTCGTCAACCGCCGTCACCATGAGCATGGCTAATCAAACACGGGAGGACCCACGTCTGGCGCTACCGGGAGCCATGGCCATCCTGGGGGCGTCCAGCACCATGTTTGCCAGGATGCTGGTCATCGTCAGCCTTCTTCAGCCGGATCTGTTCCTGATGCTACTCGCGCCGCTGGGAGGCATGGCCCTCTGCGGGTATGTCATGAGTTTCATGTTGTATGGCAAAGCGCAACGCACAGTGTCCGATGGCCA
The Nitrospiraceae bacterium DNA segment above includes these coding regions:
- a CDS encoding CBS domain-containing protein; the protein is MLVREVMSTGVLTAFPTDSVRTVVIKMLSRHCGAIPVIDQQENLIGLVALRDVILPLFPNFGDYIHDNVHSRDFTEMEDGYPDALKKKVEEVMSRNPLTVSPTTPILEAASYMGVKNFRRIPVAENGKLMGMVSIGDINRGLFFERGC
- the ggt gene encoding gamma-glutamyltransferase, which encodes MITYKVSHMKYTSRWALAGRASLAWIVCSCVLVGSVLDDGLAQETPLFTHREIFHPVYAEHGMVVSQEAMATRVGVDILKAGGNAIDAAVAVGFALAVTLPQAGNLGGGGFMLIYTAEKPVVMALDYREVAPAASLPQMFLDAEGTIDLSRLRYSHQSVGVPGTVAGLVKALETYGTLSLQAVLAPAIQLAREGIIISSDLASAMQEHATQLSRWPSTRRIFFQPDGARHRSGDRLIQNDLAWSLQQISEQGPGAFYDGPIAERVSAEMRVHGGLMTKKDLGRYRAVWRQPLRGTYRGYDIVSMPPPSSGGVHLIQMLNILEHEPLKIFGHNSARTIHWLVESMKLAYADRSRWLGDPEFVEVPVQGLISKAYAKQLHASINPQKARPSSGIRPSNPLPYEGRDTTHFSVMDKDGNVVLNTYTINFSFGSGIVAEGTGILLNNEMDDFVAKPGTPNAYGLMGSAANAIEPGKRPLSSMTPTLVLHKGQPFLATGSPGGSQIITTTLQLILNVIDHDMNLASATAAPRVHHQWMPDEVRVERGLSPDTLTLLEQWGHTIAVGETMGGAQSILKGPQGFYGASDPRKPDSLAAGY
- a CDS encoding MgtC/SapB family protein, producing MMTIEESILGFLVALAAGALIGLERQQDLGAERKTGIGGVRTFPLIALAGAMSAFISQVLGVWPIIATLLILGALLAVASDKEWGRKDPPGIITPLAALITFLLGVLALLPALPIDTPHRYLLIVGSAGVVMALLSLKERLHHVVQQVSDDDIYATAKFVILALVVLPLLPNRTFGPLDVLNPFHTGIMVVLVAGISFLGYLCTRIIGPNRGLATTGILGGFVSSTAVTMSMANQTREDPRLALPGAMAILGASSTMFARMLVIVSLLQPDLFLMLLAPLGGMALCGYVMSFMLYGKAQRTVSDGQDISHRNPFELRPALGFGLLYAGVLFISKAAQTYLGDQGLYASSLLAGTTDVDAITLSVIRLQQDGLLAWTAATAVTLAAMTNTVVKALLAGWFGGKPLMKYVAPGMIAILAAGSLILIVFGFTHP